GAGCACCCCTAGTTGGGGAAGCTTCTGTGGCTCCCCCAACAACAGCCTAGGATGGAGTGGGGTTTGTGAACAAATGCAGAAGGCAGTCTTAGGGAGGTCAGCTGACATGCCCCGGGCTTGCAGCTGGGAAGTAGCAGAGGCTAAGGTTCTTCCCCGCTCTGGGGTTGCCAGGAGTAGCGCTGGATCAGTCAGGTGACAGGGCTCTCCTCTTTCTGAGCAGGTCCGGTGGCAGCCTTCAAGGTCGCCACGCCGTATTCCCTGTACGTCTGTCCCGAGGGGCAGAACGTCACCCTCACCTGCAGGCTCTTGGGCCCTGTGGACAAAGGGCACGATGTGACCTTCTACAAGACGTGGTACCGCAGCTCGAGGGGCGAGGTGCAGACCTGCTCAGAGCGCCGGCCCATCCGCAACCTCACGTTCCAGGACCTTCACCTGCACCATGGAGGCCACCAGGCTGCCAACACCAGCCACAACCTGGCTCAGCGCCACGGGCTGGAGTCGGCCTCCGACCACCATGGCAACTTCTCCATCACCATGCGCAACCTGACCCTGCTGGATAGCGGCCTCTACTGCTGCCTGGTGGTGGAGATCAGACACCACCACTCGGAGCACAGGGTCCACGGTGCCATGGAGCTGCAGGTGCAGACAGGTGAGGGCATCCTGCACGTGACAGCCTGGCGTGTGTGGAGGGCTGCCTGTCTGATGGTGTGACCATTCATGATACTGTGCTGGGCAGAGTGTGAGGCTGCATGGGTAACACTGGCACTCCAGGGAGAGTGTGGGTGAGATGGGGTGGTCAAAGGTGTGTGGAGTGTGGGTGTGTAGTTAGCTGGAGTGATGGAGACGGAGGGTGTACCTGGCTCCATTTGTGACAGTGAGACTTTTTAATGTGTGAGGCTGTAGGTACCTGGGCTGGGAGTGTGACTGCTCATGATGACATCATGGCTGCTGTGGGTTAAGGCATCAGCGGGACTGATTGGTGCCCTGGGGCATGACTCAGTGGATGGCTGAATAGCTGTTggggaatatatatgtgtgtgtgtctgtctgttcaGGTGAGAGTGCAAGGGCCCGTGGTTCGGATAGAGGTGTGGGCACCAGCGGGTATCCACATGCCCCTGGGAGTGGCATGAAAATGGGCAGGGTGAGAACACGCCCATTTTCATGGTGTGTGTGGGTGCACATGTGTGCAGGCTGCCACTGGGCCAACACTGCCGAGTAGGCACTAGCGTGAGAACCTGGGGCGGGAGGGGGACACTGGCCTGGACAAGCCTCCCTGGCCTCCTGGGCCTGACACCCACCTAAATGGCCCTTCTGTTTGTTCCCACAGGCAAAGATGCACCATCCAACTGCGTGGTGTACCCATCCTCCTCCCAGGAGAGTGAAAGTAAGGGACCATCCTCTTGCCCCTTTtgggttctctgttctcttcTGTCCTCATCCTGTACCCAGACCCTGTTTGGAACTCTGGCCTCATCACCCCAAGCCCTCAGAACCCCCCGGTCCTCCTCCTCTGCTGCTGCACATCCCTTCTGCTTCCTCCTTTGTGCAGTCCCCAGAAGCCCACTCCCCTTCCATCTGCTCTGGAGTCTCTGCTCCTCTTGACTCTCTGGGGTGGCTGTGCCTTGGCAGTGACCTTTGGCCAGGGGAAGTGCCTCAGGACAGGCACTGGGTGGCCCAGGCAGCTAAGTGCCGCCCTGCCCACCAGCCCCCTATGGCTTGGGAAGGCTGGGGGTCCTCTTGGCCTAGAATTCAACTACTTCAGATTTCTGTGTTCTGTGTTTCTATGTTCTTCAGATTTTCTCTGTTgcaggggagggagaaggaagaggttCAGGAAGGGGAACACAACTACCTTTCCTGAGTtcccactgtgctgggcactggacTAAGTCTTTTTAAGTATTATTATCtcagggatatatatatatatattttttttgaaacacagtttcactctgtcacccaggctggagtgcagtggcgcgatctgggctcactgcaacctctgcctcccggattcaagcgattcttctgcctcagcctcccgagtagctaggatgagattataggcatgcaccacaatgcctggctaatttttgtatttttagtgtagacggggtttcaccatgttggccaggctggtctcaaactactgacaaATGATctaactgccttggcctcccaaagtgctggga
This genomic stretch from Pongo pygmaeus isolate AG05252 chromosome 8, NHGRI_mPonPyg2-v2.0_pri, whole genome shotgun sequence harbors:
- the VSIR gene encoding V-type immunoglobulin domain-containing suppressor of T-cell activation — translated: MGVPTAPEAGSWRWGSLLFALFLAASLGPVAAFKVATPYSLYVCPEGQNVTLTCRLLGPVDKGHDVTFYKTWYRSSRGEVQTCSERRPIRNLTFQDLHLHHGGHQAANTSHNLAQRHGLESASDHHGNFSITMRNLTLLDSGLYCCLVVEIRHHHSEHRVHGAMELQVQTGKDAPSNCVVYPSSSQESENITAAALATGACIVGILCLPLILLLVYKQRQAASNRRAQELVRMDSNIQGIENPGFEASPPAQGLPEAKVRHPLSYVAQRQPSESGRHLLSEPSTPLSPPGPGDVFFPSLDPVPDSPNFEVI